CGGTCCGGCGAGGGGGCAGGTTCGGTGGATTGCTCGGGCATCCCGCCATGGTACGGGATGTACAGTCCAGACTGTACAGTCTCACCTGTACATCTCTCGGAGAGGACCTCGCGATGCAGCTGACCAAACACGCGCATGCCTGTGTGACCCTGGCCAAGGACGGCGGGCGACTCGTCATCGACCCCGGCGTCTTCACCCCCGACGCCGACCAGGCGGTCGCGGCCGCCGACGCCGTGCTGATCACCCACGAGCACTTCGACCACTTCGACGAGGACCTGATCGCCCGGTCGTTGGACGCCAGGCCCGAACTCCGGGTCTACGGACCGGCGTCCGTGGTCGAGCGGTGGTCGGCCCGCCCGGGCCGGACGACGGCCGTCGCCGCCGGGGACGCCATCGCGGTCGCCGGCTTCGAGGTGCGGGTCTTCGGCGAGCTGCACGCCGCCATCCACCGCGACATCGAACGCGTCTCCAACGTCGGCTACCTCGTCGACGGCCGGCTCTACCACCCCGGGGACGCGTACCACGTCCCCGACACTCCCGTCGACACCCTGCTGCTGCCCACCAGCGGGCCCTGGACCAAGCTCGGCGAGGCGGCGGACTACGTCCGGGAGGTCGCACCGACCCGCGTGGTCCAGATCCACGAGGCGATGCTCAGCCAGGTCGGGCAGTCGTCGACCGCCCGGATCCTGAGCCCGGAGATGCTGACCGCGACACCGCTGGAGATCGTGCCGGTCGGCGAGACCGTCGCGGTCTGAGCCCGGGCACGGGCCCGCGAGCGCCTCACGGCGGGGGTCGGCGGGTCTGCTCGACCCAGAGGGTCCTGCAGTCGTCTGTGCACCGACTGCCCCAGCGGTGGGTGAACCGGGCGGTCAGGAAGAGCCCTCGGCCGCCCTCGTCGGAGAGGCGGGCGCGGCGCAGGTGCGGCTGGGCCCGGCTCGGGGACCTCGCCGACCAGGTTGCGGTCGTTGAGCAGGCGCAGGTCGACGGGGCCGACGGCGTAGCGGATGGCGTTGGTCACCAGCTCGCTGACGATCAGTTCGGTGGTG
The DNA window shown above is from Streptomyces sp. TLI_171 and carries:
- a CDS encoding MBL fold metallo-hydrolase — translated: MQLTKHAHACVTLAKDGGRLVIDPGVFTPDADQAVAAADAVLITHEHFDHFDEDLIARSLDARPELRVYGPASVVERWSARPGRTTAVAAGDAIAVAGFEVRVFGELHAAIHRDIERVSNVGYLVDGRLYHPGDAYHVPDTPVDTLLLPTSGPWTKLGEAADYVREVAPTRVVQIHEAMLSQVGQSSTARILSPEMLTATPLEIVPVGETVAV